From a region of the Lactuca sativa cultivar Salinas chromosome 4, Lsat_Salinas_v11, whole genome shotgun sequence genome:
- the LOC111885198 gene encoding uncharacterized protein LOC111885198 yields the protein MNKEEVSLSKLQGLLRTAKSNLKDKSVASAPTMAAFVLAIGQGKGKKMKAPSKSYQKGKPRDASSFSGTKAGPAKPSSDPKEVECFYFHEKGHWKRSCPKYL from the coding sequence atgaataaggaagaggtctccTTGAGTAAACTTCAAGGACTACTGAGGACTGCTaagagcaaccttaaggacaaaTCTGTTGCATCAGCCCCTACTATGGCTGCTTTTGTGTTGGcaattggtcaagggaagggtaAAAAGatgaaggctccttcaaagagctaCCAAAAGGGAAAGCCTCGTGATGCTTCATCCTttagtgggaccaaagcaggaCCTGCTAAACCCTCCTCTGACCCTAAGGAAGTAGAGTGTTTCTATTTCCACgagaagggccactggaaacgaagctgccctaaataTCTGTAG